The genomic segment AAAATAATGGCCAATGTCATAAATATTTTTTTCATAACTTGCCTCCATTGTATATTTCGATTTTACCACACTTTATTTTCATAATTGCAAAGCCGCTCACACCAACAAACAAAAAAAGACCGATACATTTCTGCATCGGTCTTTGCCTTATGGAGGTAAGCGGGATCGAACCGCTGGCCTCTACAATGCCATTGTAGCGCTCTCCCAGCTGAGCTATACCCCCTTTCAGGAAGTATGATTATATTTATATTCACCAGATAATCAAGCTAAAATTTTACAATTTCACCATGAAATTCAGATATGTTATAATAGATCACCACACTGAAAAGGATAAGAGATGCGATTTTTTATATATCTGCTGACTATGGCATTTTCCATAAATGCATTCGCCGGAAAACTTGACGATGCGGTCACCCTTGCGGGAAAGTCCGCCAAAGGATCGGAGAATAACCTGACCGAAGTCTTCATGTCTTCAGAAATCAGCAGTGAAGAGTATATCGGAAACTTTCAGTGGTTCAAAAAGAACGCCGCTGAAGGCGACAGAGCGGCTGAGTTCTGCATGAGCCAGTATTATATCCACGGATTCGGAATCCCTAAGGATACTGCCAAGGGAATGAAATATCTTAAATCAGCTGTAACAAAAGGCCTGCCTCAGGCGCAGTACACCTACGGAACTTATCTTTTCAACGGATATCTGGTTGCGGAAGACAGGAAAAAGGGTTTTGAGATGATCCGCAATGCCGCCCGTCAGGGACACATGGATGCCAAATTTTTCACAGGAACCGCATATCTGGCCGGACAGGGAACGGTGCGTGACGGTGTAAAGGCCGTATACTGGCTGGAAAGAGTTGACGGAAACAAATATCCCTTCGCCAATTTCATGCTGGGAGAGGTTTACATAGCCGGATTCGGCGTTGAAAAGAACCCCGAAAAAGGTTTTTCATACATCAGACGTGCCGCAGATCAGGGTATTCCCGAAGCGCAGGTCAAGACCGCAGAGCTTTTTGATAAGGGCACCGGCATACCTGTTAACCATAAAGAGGCCTATAAATATCTTTTCCTGTCGAAACTTAACGGTGTTAATACAGATGATATGCTGAAATCCGCCGCCTCGTCTCTCGCAAAAGACCAGATATCCACCGCAGAAAAAGAAGCAGCCGAACTGCATCAGCACCAGACCGTCACCAGAAAATAGCCCCTCACCCCCCCAGCCCTAAACAACTGATAAATAGTCAATTTCAACTTACCAATACCGCTGCGTTCTCTCTCTTTAACCCTATCGGCATTTTTACATTTTTCTTTACATTTTATTCTACTTTTTTCTTTACATTTTATTCTACTTTTTTCTTTACATTAATATGCCAGTATGATATATAAATATCTGTGGTTAGAAATTAAAAATGTTACATTTTTGATTTAAGAGGGTTTTACATGGTTAATAAAAATATTGCGGTTACTGCTGACGGTTTTAATATTGCTGAGTTCTTTGACGAAAATCTTCTGAACGACCTTCTGACAAGGGCTTCCGTGCTTAACGGCACCATAAGCGACATCCCTCTTCTGCCCCAGCAGGCAACGGAGATGGACACCGATATTGCAGTTTCCTCCATTTTTGCAACGGCGGCACTGGACGGAAACACCCTCACCAAGGAAGAAGTAGCATCCATCTACAGCTCAGGCACCACCAAAACAAAACCCGGAAACACGCTTAAAGAGATAAACAACCTGATATACGCATACAGAATACTGAACGGTATCGTTCCCGACGGAACAGTACCCGTTATCACTCAGGAGCTTATAAAAAGCCTGCACAAAACACTGACCGCAGGAATAGACATGCAGGGCGCAGTGCCCGGCGAATACAGAGACAAGCCCGCAAAAGCAGGAGCTAAGAGATCGGCGGATATTGAAGGACAGATGGCGGAGTTCATAGAGTTCATCAACCATCCTTCCCTGATGGCCGTTTCTCCCTATGTCCGTGCGGCGGCTACACATGCAAAGCTTACAGCCATCCATCCTTTTTTCACAGCGA from the Seleniivibrio woodruffii genome contains:
- a CDS encoding Fic family protein → MVNKNIAVTADGFNIAEFFDENLLNDLLTRASVLNGTISDIPLLPQQATEMDTDIAVSSIFATAALDGNTLTKEEVASIYSSGTTKTKPGNTLKEINNLIYAYRILNGIVPDGTVPVITQELIKSLHKTLTAGIDMQGAVPGEYRDKPAKAGAKRSADIEGQMAEFIEFINHPSLMAVSPYVRAAATHAKLTAIHPFFTANGRTARLVEAYILCHADMRHTAMSLSICYHKNSEDYFNIFSASKRAKRDITPFIRFVLEAVNASLDGLKDRVYGYLYDLTMREYLNIMKDEGELNQRQLDLVLLMMDGGHTITLASVQTQKPFSFLYSGKTEQTARRDLKKLTDMKILTTDDNKEYKLGTDLLCFG
- a CDS encoding tetratricopeptide repeat protein is translated as MRFFIYLLTMAFSINAFAGKLDDAVTLAGKSAKGSENNLTEVFMSSEISSEEYIGNFQWFKKNAAEGDRAAEFCMSQYYIHGFGIPKDTAKGMKYLKSAVTKGLPQAQYTYGTYLFNGYLVAEDRKKGFEMIRNAARQGHMDAKFFTGTAYLAGQGTVRDGVKAVYWLERVDGNKYPFANFMLGEVYIAGFGVEKNPEKGFSYIRRAADQGIPEAQVKTAELFDKGTGIPVNHKEAYKYLFLSKLNGVNTDDMLKSAASSLAKDQISTAEKEAAELHQHQTVTRK